The window TTGCGCGTGTAGGTCTGGCCGGACACGGGAATCGAGAATCGGAAGCCGATCGCCGCGGTGACCTGGCGGTCGAGGTCACGCACCTTGGCGTGGTCGCCGGCGAACAACTGGAGGAACGAGGCTTGGGTGCCGGTGGTGCCCTTCACCCCGCGACAGGGGAGCGTGTCGCGACGATGGTCCAGTTCCGCCACGTCGAGCACGAGGTCCTGCATCCAGAGCGTGGCGCGCTTTCCCACGGTGGTGGGCTGCGCGGGTTGGAGGTGGGTGGAGCCGAGGGTGGGCACATCGCGCCACTGGCGCGCGAACCCGGCCAGGGCCCGCAGCACCGCGAGGAGCTTGCCGCGCAGCAGGTCGAGGCCGTGCCGCATGAGGATGAGGTCGGCGTTGTCCGTCACGAAGGCGCTGGTGGCCCCAAGGTGGATGAACTTGCGGGCCGCCGGTGCCGCGTCGCCGAACGCATGCACGTGCGCCATCACGTCGTGGCGATAGCGTCGCTCGTACGCGGCCACGGCGTCGAAGTCGATGTCGTCGAGGTGGTCGCGCATCTGGGCGATCGCCTCGTCGGGAATCGGCACGCCGAGTGCCCGTTCGGCCTCCGCCAGGGCAAGCCAGAGCTGGCGCCAGAGCCCGTAGCGGGTGGCCGGCGACCAGAGTTGCAGCATGGCCCCCGAGGCGTAGCGCTCGGACAGCGGTGAGGCGTAGCGATCGTGCGTCGTCATCGAATCTCGAAGTCGGTCACATAATATGTACCCGACCGTTCCAGGTACATGCGGATCGGGCCGCGCCCCGCGAAACGGTTGAGAGCGCTCGAGGCGTCGTCGGCCGTCTTGATGTCGACGCTGTTGATGCGCACGATCACGTCGCCGCTCTGAATGCCGAGCTGCTGGGCCATGTTGTCGCTCACCTTGAGCACGAGGGCGCCCGCCTTGCTGCGCAGTCCGCGTTCGGCCTGGATGGCCGGCGTCACCGTGACCAACTCGAGCTGCCGGAGCACCTCGACCTTGGGGGCATCCACCTCAGGGAGGTTCACCGTGTTCACCGTCGTGTCGAACTCGCGGTCGCCACGACGGACGTGTAGCCGCACGCTCTGGCCGACGCCGAGGTCGAGCAGGGCGCCTTCCCAGTCATACATGTTGTGGATGGTGCGGTCATTCTCCCGCACGATCACGTCCCCGGGCTTGAGCCCGGCGCGTTCGGCGGGCGAGCCCGGCACCACCGTGGCGATCACCGCGCGCTGGGCAATGGCCTCGCGCACGTTCTGGTTGTCCGGCACGCGCAGCTTGACGCCGATCCAGGGGCGGCGCACCTCGTGGTACTCCAGCAGATCCTCCACGTCGTGGCGCACACGATTGATCGGGATCGCGAAGCCAAGCCCCACCGACCCGCCGCTCGGTGTATAGATCGAGCTGTTCACGCCGATCACCTCGCCGTCGGCGTTGACCAGCGCGCCGCCGGAATTGCCGGGATTGATCGCGGCATCGGTCTGGATCATGTCGAAATAGGCGCCCGGGCCGTCGGCCCCGTACACCAGATTGCGTCCCGTGCCGCTGATCACGCCCACCGTGACACTGGGCTCCGGGTTGCCGAGCATGAATCCGTACGGATTCCCGATGGCGATGGCCCACTCACCCACGATCACGTTGTCGGAATTGCCGAGTTTGGCCACGGGCAGGTTCTTGGCGTCGATCTTGATCACCGCCACGTCCTGCGTCTCATCCGTGCCGAGCACTTTGGCCGGGTACACGGCGCCGCTGGGGAGCATGACCGAAATGGTCCGGGCGCCCGCCACCACGTGCGCATTGGTCACGATCACGCCATCGGGCCGAATCACCACGCCGGTGCCGAGGCCCGCCTCGGACCGCGACTGCGGGGCGCCGCCGAACATCCAATCGAACATGTCGGGCTGCACCTGCTGGACCTGCTCCGTCTGAACCGTGACCACGGCCGGCGAGACGAGCGCAACGGCGCGCGTGATGGCGGTCTGACGGCTGGCCGACACCGAATCCGTGCGGGCGGCGGTCAGGGCGGGCGCGTCGGCCGCCGTTTGAGCGGCGTAGGCAGACTGCGCGCCGACGGAATCACCCTTCGCCGAGCAGGCGGCGAGAGCGAAGAGGAGGAGGGCGATGGGGCGCGGGCGAATCATAGGTCGGACCAGCTGGTGCGATGTTTGGATACGTCGTTGAGGAACTGGTCGATGCCGCGATCGGTGAGCGGGTGCAGGAGGAATGCCCGCAGCACATCGGGGGTGATCGCCACGCCATCGGCGCCGGCGAGCGCCGACTCCGACAACTGCTGGGCGGTGGTGGGCCGCACCGCCAGGATGTCGCATTCGGTGCGCGAGGCGTCGAACACCCGGCGCAGATCGCGCACCACCTCGGCTCCGCTGTGGCCAACGGCGTCGAGCTGGTCCAACGGCGTGATCACCGTCGAAGCACCGGCGCGCGCCGCGAGCAGCGCCTGCGCCGCGTTGAACACGAGCATCGCCGCGGTGCGAACGCCATCGGTCGAGAGTCGGTGCATGGCACCGAACGCTTCCTCCACCAGCGGAACCTGGACGATGATCTGATCCGACAGCCGAGCGAGGGCGCGGGCGTCACGGTAGATGTCCTCGCCGTTCACCGCGTGCACCGCCACGTAGACCGGAGTCGGCGTGACCGCGCAGATCTCTTCCACCCGGGCCCGGTCATCCTCTACGCCCAGCTCGCTGAGGAGCGCCGGCGTGGTCATCACGCCGTCGAGCAGCCCGTTGGCCGACGCCCACCGAATTTCGTCGAGGTCGGCCGTGGCGAGGAGGACCTTCATGAGATGTAGAGATCGGAGGGGTACACGACGGCCTCCAGGAAGAGCGCGTGGGCCGGGGCGGGCGGCGACACCTGGCGGTTGTCCTGGGCCACGAGGAGGGCGGCCGCATCTCCGCCCGGACGGTGGCCCGTGGCTATGTCCAGCATCGTGCCGACGAGGAATCTGACCATGTGATGAAGAAAGCGATTGGCTTCGATCTCGAATACCACGCCGCCGGGGCGATCCCGCCATCGGGCGAGGCGAACCTCGCAGCGATGATCGTCGTCGGGTGGCGCAGTGCCCTGAACGGCAAACGCGCGGAAACAGTGGTCTCCCACCAGCTGCCGGCTGATCGCGTCGAGGGCGCCCCGATCGAGGGGGCGCCGGATCGCGAACTCCAACCGGCGGCGAAAGGGTGAGTCGGCTTCGTCATCCGTCCCGACGTAGTACCCGTACCGGCGCGCAACCGCGCTGTACCGGGCGTGAAAGTCGGCGCGCATCTCGTGCGCCGCGGCGACCCAGACGTCCGGTGGAAGCACCGCGTTGAGCGCCCGCCGAAGTTCCGACGGCTGCCACCGGTCGGGAACCCGCACCCCGGCCGCCTGGCCGCGGGCGTGCACCCCCGCATCGGTTCGACCCGCCCCGAGCACGCCCACCGGCGTGCCGCACAGGCGCTCGAGCGCTGCTTCCATCACCCCCTGAACGGTGCGCTGGTCGGGCTGCCGTTGCCAGCCGCTGAATCCCGAGCCGTCATAGTGCAACACGAGCTGCACAGTGCGCTCCGCCATTGCGAGAAACCTACGCCCATGGCGGGTGAAGTCAAGCAACTTGCATGTGCACAACCGATTGACATTGCTCGACGTACGGGCTCACATTTCGCCTATTCGCGCCGCAATCTCACCCTCGTGGCGCCCGCCCCTCATCATGCCGCCACGCACTCTTGCATCGCTCGCCTACGCGCTCAATACCGCGCCCGATCTGGACGCGGCCCTCGTCGCGCTCGCCGAGGGCCTCTCGGAACTCGACCGCCTGGCCTGCGTGGCGCTCGTCACCTACGACGCACGCCGCGCCTTGATGCGCGAGCGGCGGCTGGCGCGGCCCGACGGCGTGGATGTGGCGGTGATCGATACCACCCTCGATCATCTGCCCACGCGTGAGCGTGTGGCCGTGACCAGCGGCGGCGTGTTCATCGATTTCGGCGATGCCTCGGTGGAGTTCGCCCGATTGCTCGGCTTGCCTGACATCGCCGACGGTGGCTATCTCGCGCTCAAGGGTCTGCACTTCGAGGGTGGGCTTTCGGGGATCCTCGTGCTTTTCGAGCCCCGCAAGATCTTCGGCACGCGCACCAGTGAGCGGTTCCAGCCGGCGGTGGCGCTGTTCGAACTCGCGTACGCCCGGTTCCTGGAGGCGGACGCGCGACACGACGCCGTGCGCACGCTCGAGGACGTGACGCAGCGCGTGCACGGCGAGTACGAACGCAAGCTCGCGACCCTCGAGCAGCAACTGCTCAAAGCCACGGGGGAGTTCTCGTCGGACGGCGAGCGCGGGCGCACCGTGTCACTGGAGCGCGAGTTGGCACAGGTCCGGGAAGACGCCCGCCGGGCCAAACGGCGCTCCGATGCGGTGGAGGCCACGATCGGCTCGGCGGTGGAGCAGCTCGAGAAGGCGCACGTGGAGTTGCACCGACGCAGCGAGCAGCTGCGGCAGAAGACGCGCACGCTGTATCTCATCGAACGCGTCCTCGCCCTCGACGCGTCCACCGACAACCCGCGCGAACTGGCAGAGGGATTGCTGTCCCTGGTCGGCGACGATATGAACGCCGAACGCTGCTCGCTCCTGCTACGGGCCCCCGGCGAGGATGCGCTGTACCTGGCCGCGGCCCGCGGCATCGCACCGAATGTACCGGAAGGCCGGCGGGTGTCCTTCGGCACGGGCATCTCGGGCCACGTGGCCACGACGCGGGAGCCGCTGCTCGTGCAGGACGTGGGCGAATTCCGGGAACACCCGTTGCTGCGCGACGACTACTACACCACCGGATCGTTCCTCAGCTTCCCCCTCGTCTACCACGATACGTTGATCGGCGTCGTGAACCTCACCAACCGCCGGATGGCGGGCATCTTCGTGGAAGAGGACGTGGAGCGCGTGCGCCTGCTGGGGCTCGTGATCGCGCTCGCGGCCAGCAACTCCCGTCTCCCGGAACGTCTCGTGGAGACACTGAGTGTCTAGCGGACCCACACCCGATCCGCTCCACACCATCATCCGCCGCCTCGCCATGGCGAGCCCCGTGGCCCCGGCGGAGATCACGGCGGCGTTCGACCGCATCATGGCGGGCGAAGCGACGGCGGCCCAGGTGGCGGCGGTGCTCATGGGGCTCCGCGTGAAAGGCGAGACGGGCTCCGAAGTGGCCGCTGTGGTGCGCGCCCTGCAGGCCGTGATGGTGCCTCTCGCGGCAGATGACCCCGATACCCTCGTCGACACGTGCGGTACGGGTGGGGGCTCGGTGCAGACGTTCAATATCTCCACCGCGGCCGCGCTGCTGGCCGCCGGTGCGGGCGTGCGCATCGCCAAGCACGGCAACCGTTCGTTCACCACCCAATGCGGCAGCGCCGACGTGCTCGAAGCCCTCGGGGTCCGGATCGATGTTCCGGTGGCGGTCATGGAGCGCGCCCTGCGCGAGGCGGGCATCGTCTTCATGTTCGCGCCGCTCATGCATCCCGCCATGCGCCATGTGGGGCCGGTGCGCCGCGAGTTGGGGATTCCGACGGTCATGAACATCGTGGGACCGCTGGCCAATCCGGCGCGCGCCGGCCGGCAGGTGATCGGGGTAGGTGACGCCGATCGCGCGCCGCTGCTCGCCGGGGCGTTGGCCGAACTCGGCTCGCGCCACGCCATGGTGGTGCACGGCGAAGGGATGGACGAGATCTCGCCGCTCGGTCCCACCCGCGTACTCGAGATCCGCGATGGGACGATCGGTGAGTGGACGATCGATCCCCGGGCGCTGGGCTTCGCCGGCACTACGGCGGCGGAGTTGGCAGGAGGACCACCGGCGGCCAACGCCCACGCCATCCTGAGCGTGCTGCAGGGCAAGGGCTCAGCCGGCGCTACCGCCGCCGTGGTGCTGAACGCGGCTGCCGCGCTCTACGTCGGGGGCGCGGCTCCGTCGTATGAAGCGGCGGTCGGCAAGGCCCACGAGGCGCTCCGATTGAGAGCGGGGATCGACGCCCTGGACCGGCTGCGCCGGGCGTTCGCCGCTCCGGTCTAGTAGCGGCGCATCACGCCAACCACGATTCCCTGGATGCGGATGTCGTTCTCGTTGACGTAGATGGGGGCCATGGTGTCGTTGGCCGGCTGCAGCCGCACGCGCCCGTCCCGCTCCCGATAGAACTTCTTGACCGTGGCAGCGGTGCCGTCGATGAGGGCGATCACCGTCTCGCCATTGTCGGCCCGCGGGCGCTCATTGACGACCACGAAGTCCCCATCGCGAATCTGCTCGTCGATCATGGAATTCCCGCGCACACGGAGCACGTAGTGATTGCCGCTTCGCGAGACGAGGGTCTCGGGCACGGTGATCGACTCTCCGGAGTCGAACGCCTCGATGGGTGAACCAGCCGCCACGGCGCCGAGGAGCGGCAGTTCGAGGGCCCGGGACACGGCATCCGAGGGCAGGATCTCGATGGCCCGGCTTTCGTTGTACGACCGCTTGATGTAGCCCTTCCGCTCCAGGTTCGTGAGGTGCTCGTGCACCGTGGCCAGCGAACTGAAGTGAAAGTTCTCCGCGATTTCTTCGAAACTGGGCGCATACCCGTGTTGTTCGGTATGGGCGGTCAGGTAGTTTAGTATTTCGCGCTGGCGTTTCGTGAGCGGCATGCGGCCAATCCCGGTTGAACGGACGTGCGGGGAGGCCGATGCCACCCCGTCCCGAAGACCCACCGAAAACAGCTTAACCGAACAGGAACCGAAGTGCAAGTTCCCCGTTTCTGGTCCCCGCCAGCAGGTACGCTCGGCGCGATCGTCGAACAGACGACGCAACGGGTTGCGGCGTTGCTCGCCCGGCGTTCGGAGTTGGAACGGGCCCTCGTGCAGTCGCCCGCCGCGGTGCCCTTCGGGGCCGCATTGCGCGGCCCCCAGATCCGGGTGATTGCCGAGGTCAAGCGGCGGTCCCCCTCCCGGGGGACGATCAAGGTCGACCTCGACGCGGCGGTCCAGGCCGCGGCCTACGAGGCGGGGGGCGCGGCGGCCATTTCAGTGCTGACAGAGCCGGTGCACTTCGGGGGATCGAACGGGGATTTGCTCGCCGTACGCGCCCGAGTGGCGATTCCCGTACTCAAGAAGGACTTTCACCTCGATGCCGTCCAGTTGCTCGAAGCCCGTACCCTGGGGGCCGCAGCGGCATTGATCATCGCCCGCGCCATTCCGCCCGTGACCCTGCGTGGGCTCGTGGCGTATGCGGACGCGATCGGGCTCGAGACGCTGGTTGAAGTGCGCTCGGCCGATGAGTTGGACCGTGCCCTGGATGCCGGCGCCCGGGTGATCGGGGTCAACTGCCGGGACCTGGAGACGCTGGACGTGGATGCCGCGGTTGCCGAACGGGTGATGGAGCGGATGCCATCGGGCGTCGTGGGCATCTGGGAGAGCGGGATACTGACCGCCGCCGACGTGGCGCGGGCGGGCGCGGCGGGGGCCGACGCAGTGCTCGTGGGATCAGCCGTGTCGGCGGCGGCCGATCCGGCGGCGGCGGTACGCGCCCTCAGCTCGACGCCGCGGCGGGAGGGAGCGCGTGACTGACATCAAGTTTTGCGGGATGACCCGCTCGGCCGACGCACGCCTGGCCTTCGAGTTGGGAGCCGCCTACATCGGGGTGGTGTTCGCGGGCGGGCCGCGGCGCCAGGACGACGCGGGAGCTGCCGCCATCTTCGCCGGCGTAGCGGCGTCGGGGGGACGCGTGGGCGTGTTCGGCGCCGAACCCCCCGGGGTGATCGCCGCGCGCGCGAAGGCCCTCGGTCTTCAGGCGGTTCAGTTGCACGGCGATCCGCGGGCGGCCGACGTGCAGGCGATGCGCGCGGCGTGGCATGGCGAGGTCTGGGCGGTGCTTCGTGTGGCGGGCGCGGAACTCCCGGCGCACGCCGCCGAGTTGTTCCGTGCGGCCGACGCGGTCCTGCTCGACGCCAAGGTCGACGGCGCGCTGGGTGGCACTGGCGTGGCCCTTGCGTGGGACGAAATTGCTGGGGCGGTGGCGGAGTTGCGTGGCCGCGGGGCGCGGCTGGTCCTGGCCGGCGGTCTCCGGCCCGAGAACGTGGCGTCGGCGGTGCGGGCACTGCACCCCGACGTGGTCGATGTGTCGTCGGGAATCGAATCAACCGTGGGTATCAAGGATGCGGGGCGCATGCGTGCTTTCCGGGACGCCGTGCGATCCGCCGGGGCGGCGCGATGAGTGGAGAACAGGCGAGCGGGCGGTTTGGGGCATTCGGCGGGCGGTACGTGCCCGAAACCCTCATTCCGGCGCTGGACGAACTCGAAGCGGCATTCGACGCGGCCATGGCCGACGCCGGATTCCACTTGGAACTTGACACCTTGCTGTCCGATTACGTCGGCCGGCCGTCGCCGCTGAGCGAAGCGCCGCGATTCTCGCAGCGCGTGGGGGCGCGCGTGCTGCTCAAACGCGAGGACCTGAACCACACCGGGGCGCACAAGATCAACAATACGGTCGGCCAGGCGCTCCTGGCCCGTCGCATGGGCAAGCAGCGCATCATCGCGGAGACCGGGGCCGGCCAGCACGGCGTGGCGACGGCCACCGTGTGCGCGCGGTTCGGTCTGGAGTGCGTGGTGTACATGGGCGAGGAGGACATGCGTCGCCAGTCGCTGAATGTGTACCGCATGCGGCTCATGGGAGCGGAGGTCGTTCCGGTGTCGGCCGGCACGCGTACGCTCAAGGATGCGACCACCGAAGCGATCCGCGACTGGGTGACCACCGTGCGCACGAGCCACTACATCATCGGTTCTGTCGTGGGGCCGGCCCCGTATCCGCGCATGGTGCGCGACTTCCAGGCGGTGATCGGGCGGGAAGCGCGCGCCCAAGTACTGGGGCGCACGGGCCGGCTGCCCAAGACGGTCGTGGCGTGCGTGGGGGGTGGCTCCAACGCGATCGGTACGTTTCACGCCTTCGTCGACGACGCCGGTGTCGAGTTGGTTGGCGTCGAAGCGGCGGGTGAGGGGCTGGAGACCGGGCGGCATTCGGCGTCGTTGTCCAAGGGTACGCCCGGAGTGCTTCACGGCACGATGAGCTATCTGCTGCAGGACGCCGCCGGCCAGGTGCACCCGGCGCATTCGATCTCGGCAGGGCTGGACTATCCGGGGGTGGGACCGGAGCACGCGTTTCTCAAGGATTCGGGGCGAGCGACCTACGTTTCGGTGACCGACGCGCAGGCGCTCCGGGGGTTCGAATCGCTGGCCCAATTGGAGGGGATAATTCCGGCATTGGAGTCGGCGCACGCCGTGGCCTGGATAGAGACGCAGGTCGGCCGCTGGGCACCGGATGACGTGGTCCTGCTGTGCGTCAGCGGACGGGGCGACAAGGATGTGGCGCAAGTAATGGAAATGGGTATCTTGGGACCGTGACAGTACCGATTCAGCGAGACAGCACCGAACAGGTGGAGCTGCCGGACCTCCCGTTTCCCAAAGCTCCAGTTGAGGAGTTGTTGCGCACGTTCGTGAAGGCGGCCCGCGCTCACCAGTTGTACCTGCCCAACAATCCGATCTACAAGGCCGCCATCGACACCGTGCGCAACGCGTTCGCGCCGGTGTGGGCCGAGACGGATGACGTCGTGCTGACGTTCACGGAGTTGGAGATCCAGTGGCACGGGCATCCGGTGCTGCAGGAGAGCACCAAGTCCGGCGACAGCCTCCCCTGGCTGTTCTACAAGGACGGGGTGCGCGAGATCACGATCACCAAGGGCTTCGAGCAGGACGAATTGGTGAAGCTGTTGACCATCCTGCAACGGGTGCGGAAGGCGTCGCCCGATGAGGACGATCTGCTGACCCTGCTCTGGGAGCAGGACTTCGTCCATCTCCATTACCGCTACATCGACCTCGGGTTGGACCCCGCCGACCCGCTGGCGGACGGGGGCGCGCCGCCGCGTCCGGTCTCGCCCGAAGAGGTGCGCACCGCAAACGCCGGCAATTCCGACGAGTTCACGGACGAGTCCATGGCGGGGCTCGTCAACATGGCCGACTTCGATTCCACCCTGTACTTCCTGGACGACAAAGAGATCGAGTACCTGCAGTTCGAGATCGAACGGGAGTACGCCGCCGACCTGCGGCGGTCGGTGGCGTCCAGCCTGTTCGACATCTACGAATCGCAGCCCGACCCCGCCATCCGCGCCGAGGTGTGCGATCTGGTCGAGACGCTCATGATCTACATGCTGGCCGGCGGCCACCTGCGGACGGTTGCGTACCTGTTGCGCGAGTCGCAGGTCGCCGCGGAGCGGGCGCGCGAGATCACGCCGGAGCAGCGCGAACGTCTGGGCCAGATTCCGGCGCGGCTGAGCCATCCGGAACCCATCGGCCAGCTGCTGCAGGCGCTCGACGAGAGCACCGATCTGCCGCCGATCGACGAACTCACTGAGCTGTTCGAGCAGTTGCGCCCGACGGCCCTGGGGGCCCTGTTCTCGTGGATGGGGAGACTGCAGAACCTGCGGCTCGGCCCGCTGCTCGAGCAGGCAGCCGCTCGACTGACCGCAACCAACACCGCGGAACTGGTGAAGCTCATCCAGTCCGACGAGCGCGCGGTATCGCTGGAGGCGGTGCGTCGCTGCGGCGCGCTCAAGCTCCAGGCCGGCGTGGCGGCCATCGGACGAGTGATGGCCAACGCCGATCCCGAACTGCGGCTGGCCTGTGCCCAGGCGCTGGGGGAGATCG of the Gemmatimonadaceae bacterium genome contains:
- the purB gene encoding adenylosuccinate lyase, translated to MTTHDRYASPLSERYASGAMLQLWSPATRYGLWRQLWLALAEAERALGVPIPDEAIAQMRDHLDDIDFDAVAAYERRYRHDVMAHVHAFGDAAPAARKFIHLGATSAFVTDNADLILMRHGLDLLRGKLLAVLRALAGFARQWRDVPTLGSTHLQPAQPTTVGKRATLWMQDLVLDVAELDHRRDTLPCRGVKGTTGTQASFLQLFAGDHAKVRDLDRQVTAAIGFRFSIPVSGQTYTRKLDAAVLDVVAGIAASAAKFSGDLRMLQSYGEIEEPFEEEQIGSSAMAYKRNPMRSERIASLARFVLSLEPNANQTHSVQYFERTLDDSANRRLTLPESFLAVDAILVLMENVVSGLEVHPARIARRLGEELPFMATEALIIRAVQMGLDRQDAHEFIRKASIAAARAIKEGASGNDMLDRLAATPGWPVPAAEMTALLDPLGFTGRAREQVDEFLKEVVDPLLSGAAMAEREEVRV
- a CDS encoding trypsin-like peptidase domain-containing protein encodes the protein MIRPRPIALLLFALAACSAKGDSVGAQSAYAAQTAADAPALTAARTDSVSASRQTAITRAVALVSPAVVTVQTEQVQQVQPDMFDWMFGGAPQSRSEAGLGTGVVIRPDGVIVTNAHVVAGARTISVMLPSGAVYPAKVLGTDETQDVAVIKIDAKNLPVAKLGNSDNVIVGEWAIAIGNPYGFMLGNPEPSVTVGVISGTGRNLVYGADGPGAYFDMIQTDAAINPGNSGGALVNADGEVIGVNSSIYTPSGGSVGLGFAIPINRVRHDVEDLLEYHEVRRPWIGVKLRVPDNQNVREAIAQRAVIATVVPGSPAERAGLKPGDVIVRENDRTIHNMYDWEGALLDLGVGQSVRLHVRRGDREFDTTVNTVNLPEVDAPKVEVLRQLELVTVTPAIQAERGLRSKAGALVLKVSDNMAQQLGIQSGDVIVRINSVDIKTADDASSALNRFAGRGPIRMYLERSGTYYVTDFEIR
- a CDS encoding transaldolase family protein; protein product: MKVLLATADLDEIRWASANGLLDGVMTTPALLSELGVEDDRARVEEICAVTPTPVYVAVHAVNGEDIYRDARALARLSDQIIVQVPLVEEAFGAMHRLSTDGVRTAAMLVFNAAQALLAARAGASTVITPLDQLDAVGHSGAEVVRDLRRVFDASRTECDILAVRPTTAQQLSESALAGADGVAITPDVLRAFLLHPLTDRGIDQFLNDVSKHRTSWSDL
- the truA gene encoding tRNA pseudouridine(38-40) synthase TruA, with the translated sequence MAERTVQLVLHYDGSGFSGWQRQPDQRTVQGVMEAALERLCGTPVGVLGAGRTDAGVHARGQAAGVRVPDRWQPSELRRALNAVLPPDVWVAAAHEMRADFHARYSAVARRYGYYVGTDDEADSPFRRRLEFAIRRPLDRGALDAISRQLVGDHCFRAFAVQGTAPPDDDHRCEVRLARWRDRPGGVVFEIEANRFLHHMVRFLVGTMLDIATGHRPGGDAAALLVAQDNRQVSPPAPAHALFLEAVVYPSDLYIS
- a CDS encoding GAF domain-containing protein, yielding MPPRTLASLAYALNTAPDLDAALVALAEGLSELDRLACVALVTYDARRALMRERRLARPDGVDVAVIDTTLDHLPTRERVAVTSGGVFIDFGDASVEFARLLGLPDIADGGYLALKGLHFEGGLSGILVLFEPRKIFGTRTSERFQPAVALFELAYARFLEADARHDAVRTLEDVTQRVHGEYERKLATLEQQLLKATGEFSSDGERGRTVSLERELAQVREDARRAKRRSDAVEATIGSAVEQLEKAHVELHRRSEQLRQKTRTLYLIERVLALDASTDNPRELAEGLLSLVGDDMNAERCSLLLRAPGEDALYLAAARGIAPNVPEGRRVSFGTGISGHVATTREPLLVQDVGEFREHPLLRDDYYTTGSFLSFPLVYHDTLIGVVNLTNRRMAGIFVEEDVERVRLLGLVIALAASNSRLPERLVETLSV
- the trpD gene encoding anthranilate phosphoribosyltransferase, encoding MSSGPTPDPLHTIIRRLAMASPVAPAEITAAFDRIMAGEATAAQVAAVLMGLRVKGETGSEVAAVVRALQAVMVPLAADDPDTLVDTCGTGGGSVQTFNISTAAALLAAGAGVRIAKHGNRSFTTQCGSADVLEALGVRIDVPVAVMERALREAGIVFMFAPLMHPAMRHVGPVRRELGIPTVMNIVGPLANPARAGRQVIGVGDADRAPLLAGALAELGSRHAMVVHGEGMDEISPLGPTRVLEIRDGTIGEWTIDPRALGFAGTTAAELAGGPPAANAHAILSVLQGKGSAGATAAVVLNAAAALYVGGAAPSYEAAVGKAHEALRLRAGIDALDRLRRAFAAPV
- the lexA gene encoding transcriptional repressor LexA — translated: MPLTKRQREILNYLTAHTEQHGYAPSFEEIAENFHFSSLATVHEHLTNLERKGYIKRSYNESRAIEILPSDAVSRALELPLLGAVAAGSPIEAFDSGESITVPETLVSRSGNHYVLRVRGNSMIDEQIRDGDFVVVNERPRADNGETVIALIDGTAATVKKFYRERDGRVRLQPANDTMAPIYVNENDIRIQGIVVGVMRRY
- a CDS encoding indole-3-glycerol phosphate synthase TrpC, which gives rise to MQVPRFWSPPAGTLGAIVEQTTQRVAALLARRSELERALVQSPAAVPFGAALRGPQIRVIAEVKRRSPSRGTIKVDLDAAVQAAAYEAGGAAAISVLTEPVHFGGSNGDLLAVRARVAIPVLKKDFHLDAVQLLEARTLGAAAALIIARAIPPVTLRGLVAYADAIGLETLVEVRSADELDRALDAGARVIGVNCRDLETLDVDAAVAERVMERMPSGVVGIWESGILTAADVARAGAAGADAVLVGSAVSAAADPAAAVRALSSTPRREGARD
- a CDS encoding phosphoribosylanthranilate isomerase, with the protein product MTDIKFCGMTRSADARLAFELGAAYIGVVFAGGPRRQDDAGAAAIFAGVAASGGRVGVFGAEPPGVIAARAKALGLQAVQLHGDPRAADVQAMRAAWHGEVWAVLRVAGAELPAHAAELFRAADAVLLDAKVDGALGGTGVALAWDEIAGAVAELRGRGARLVLAGGLRPENVASAVRALHPDVVDVSSGIESTVGIKDAGRMRAFRDAVRSAGAAR
- the trpB gene encoding tryptophan synthase subunit beta; this encodes MSGEQASGRFGAFGGRYVPETLIPALDELEAAFDAAMADAGFHLELDTLLSDYVGRPSPLSEAPRFSQRVGARVLLKREDLNHTGAHKINNTVGQALLARRMGKQRIIAETGAGQHGVATATVCARFGLECVVYMGEEDMRRQSLNVYRMRLMGAEVVPVSAGTRTLKDATTEAIRDWVTTVRTSHYIIGSVVGPAPYPRMVRDFQAVIGREARAQVLGRTGRLPKTVVACVGGGSNAIGTFHAFVDDAGVELVGVEAAGEGLETGRHSASLSKGTPGVLHGTMSYLLQDAAGQVHPAHSISAGLDYPGVGPEHAFLKDSGRATYVSVTDAQALRGFESLAQLEGIIPALESAHAVAWIETQVGRWAPDDVVLLCVSGRGDKDVAQVMEMGILGP
- a CDS encoding HEAT repeat domain-containing protein, with the protein product MTVPIQRDSTEQVELPDLPFPKAPVEELLRTFVKAARAHQLYLPNNPIYKAAIDTVRNAFAPVWAETDDVVLTFTELEIQWHGHPVLQESTKSGDSLPWLFYKDGVREITITKGFEQDELVKLLTILQRVRKASPDEDDLLTLLWEQDFVHLHYRYIDLGLDPADPLADGGAPPRPVSPEEVRTANAGNSDEFTDESMAGLVNMADFDSTLYFLDDKEIEYLQFEIEREYAADLRRSVASSLFDIYESQPDPAIRAEVCDLVETLMIYMLAGGHLRTVAYLLRESQVAAERAREITPEQRERLGQIPARLSHPEPIGQLLQALDESTDLPPIDELTELFEQLRPTALGALFSWMGRLQNLRLGPLLEQAAARLTATNTAELVKLIQSDERAVSLEAVRRCGALKLQAGVAAIGRVMANADPELRLACAQALGEIGSAGALQTLEPWVAAGDRDTRVQTVRMLAARGYRPVQGRVEAAVKGKALRDADLTEKVAFFEAYGQLSGASAVPYLDGILNGKGFFGRRDDSEIRACAAMALGRINSHEAEQALRKAGWSEKDVVVRNAVNKALRGVGE